A single region of the Mercenaria mercenaria strain notata chromosome 6, MADL_Memer_1, whole genome shotgun sequence genome encodes:
- the LOC123550219 gene encoding uncharacterized protein LOC123550219, with protein MFRMESSLGITFAVLLSCSFVLSELCEKTLDTNIKWSRHPDDCSTAYMCLLGKVVSYRCPEGHVVGLDEVTCIPAGSQFDDCTELERINLEDVEIEPMNVASSCKEGETVPDENNCAMYFECIAVADGNTTMLSQECAYPFLFDKQSRKCEHFKDVDCKPGQTVPKSPCEYKAHQCSSAHCVPCNIRFPTCTRLPDGKNPWVGREWSPDYVMCEEERVTFQGQCKSEKEPLVFHPEEKACVVYDVKTIAG; from the exons atgtttagaaTGGAATCATCGCTTGGCATTACTTTTGCGGTTTTACTTTCATGTTCTTTTGTTCtgtcagaattatgtgaaaagACATTGGACACTAATATAAAATGGAGCCGCCATCCGGACGACTGCTCGACAGCGTATATGTGTTTGCTTGGAAAAGTTGTGTCATATAGGTGTCCTGAAGGACATGTCGTTGGTTTAGACGAGGTGACGTGCATCCCTGCAGGTTCACAATTTGACGATT GTACTGAACTAGAACGTATTAATTTAGAAGACGTTGAAATTGAGCCAATGAATGTTGCGTCATCATGTAAAGAAGGGGAGACGGTGCCTGACGAAAATAATTGTGCCATGTATTTCGAATGTATAGCTGTTGCGGATGGGAATACCACGATGCTCTCTCAAGAGTGTGCATACCCGTTTCTGTTCGATAAACAGTCCAGAAAATGTGAGCATTTCAAAGATGTAGACTGCAAACCAGGTCAGACTGTACCAAAAAGTCCAT GTGAATACAAGGCCCACCAGTGTTCGTCTGCCCATTGCGTTCCTTGCAATATACGATTTCCCACGTGTACCAGACTTCCAGATGGAAAGAATCCCTGGGTTGGTCGGGAATGGTCCCCAGATTACGTCATGTGTGAAGAAGAAAGGGTCACATTCCAAGGGCAATGTAAAAGTGAAAAGGAACCGCTCGTTTTTCACCCTGAAGAGAAGGCTTGCGTTGTTTATGACGTCAAAACGATTGCTGGATAG
- the LOC123549266 gene encoding putative defense protein 3, producing MYLTVLLMMIMLLPGCCGYAGGAPSGTCNAMSPKHRASAQDSASSYTIMPSANTYDCGDTINVTLSGADFKGFLCQARSNVSRYSTVGSLTDTDNSVTTSNNCDGEAALTHTESGVKSSFQFSWTHSGASTENIYIVYVLFLVHFRLVFS from the exons ATGTATCTGACCGTGCTGTTGATGATGATCATGTTGTTGCCGGGTTGCTGCGGTTACGCAGGTGGTGCGCCTTCTGGAACTTGTAATGCCATGTCACCAAAGCATCGCGCTAGTGCTCAAGACAGTGCGTCTTCTTATACCATAATGCCATCGGCAAATACGTATGACTGTGGTGATACTATCAATG TAACTCTCAGTGGAGCAGACTTTAAGGGGTTTCTGTGTCAGGCTCGCTCAAATGTGAGCAGGTATTCAACGGTCGGGTCTTTGACCGATACAGACAACTCGGTAACAACGTCTAACAACTGTGATGGG GAGGCTGCATTAACCCATACCGAGAGTGGAGTTAAGTCGTCCTTCCAGTTCTCCTGGACCCATAGTGGTGCATCAACTGAAAACATCTACATCGTGTATGTATTATTTTTGGTACATTTCCGTCTAGTGTTTAGCTGA